ATATCTCCGAATTTACTTGAATATATAGTTTTACCCTTAAATATTAACTTACGCATTTGTTAGTTTATGCATAAAATACTTGCAGCCTAAAAGCAGCTATCGCTTCTAAAATCGATAGCAATACCACCTCGCAGCAACCTTAGACTGGATTTGTTTGATTAAAATAATATAGGTATAAACTCATAAAGCTTTTATTTTAAATAAGCTTTAAAGGTTTTTGTCTTAAAGAAACTAAGACCTACGCTTAGTTTCTTTTTATTCTTCTATGACTGCTATGATCTCTTTTGCTTTCAAGATTAAGTGTTCCTTATCCTCAATTTTTACAGCAGCACCAGCATATTTTTCATAAAGCACGGTATCCCCAACCTTAACAGTAATTTCTTCTTTGTTAGAGCCAATGGCTATAACTGTTCCAATGTTTGTTTTTTCTTTTGCATTCTCAGGTATAAATAACC
The sequence above is drawn from the Candidatus Borreliella tachyglossi genome and encodes:
- the groES gene encoding co-chaperone GroES, whose protein sequence is MKNIKPLADRVLIKIKEAESKTISGLFIPENAKEKTNIGTVIAIGSNKEEITVKVGDTVLYEKYAGAAVKIEDKEHLILKAKEIIAVIEE